In Acidobacteriota bacterium, a single genomic region encodes these proteins:
- the yajC gene encoding preprotein translocase subunit YajC yields the protein MIGSRHSLYLLQAAQGGDPIFGMLIPMALIAAIFYFLIFRPMRKRQKDQESLITNLKNGDRVITSGGIYGTITGIKDHSIILKIADNVKIEVGKSAVAGLQPTSPEEKS from the coding sequence ATGATTGGATCCAGGCACTCCTTGTACCTGCTGCAGGCGGCACAAGGGGGTGACCCGATTTTCGGCATGCTCATCCCCATGGCTCTCATCGCCGCCATTTTCTACTTCCTGATCTTTCGGCCCATGCGCAAGCGCCAGAAAGACCAGGAATCGCTCATCACCAACCTCAAGAACGGCGACCGCGTGATCACGTCCGGCGGCATCTACGGCACCATCACCGGAATCAAGGACCATTCGATTATCCTGAAGATCGCCGACAACGTGAAGATCGAAGTGGGCAAGAGCGCCGTCGCCGGCCTCCAGCCGACCTCCCCCGAAGAAAAGAGCTGA
- the tgt gene encoding tRNA guanosine(34) transglycosylase Tgt, producing MPAFHFTVTHRDPHTAARRGRLITPHAVVETPVFMPVGTAGTVKAIPHDWLEEIDARILLANMYHLYLRPGHELVRALGGLHRFSGWPRALLTDSGGYQVFSHRELRRIDPAGVHFRSHIDGSSHVITPEVSIGIQQALGADIIMAFDDCTPYPATREEARASMETTLQWARRSRAAHPDEDTQLLFGIVQGSVYPDLRAECAGRLAEIGFRGYAIGGLSVGEPKETMYAVTGATAALLPEDRPRYLMGVGTPEDLLEAVALGVDMFDCVLPTRNGRNGCLFTRDGRIIIKNARHAREDRPLDPECGCRVCRRYSRAYLRHLFMSSEMLSATLNTFHNLYFYLDIMGQIRQSIELGAFADFKQNFLARYHSATE from the coding sequence ATGCCTGCGTTCCACTTCACCGTCACTCATCGCGATCCGCACACCGCCGCCCGCCGGGGACGCCTCATCACCCCGCACGCGGTGGTGGAGACGCCGGTCTTCATGCCCGTGGGCACCGCCGGCACCGTCAAGGCCATCCCTCACGACTGGCTCGAGGAGATCGACGCGCGCATTTTGCTGGCCAACATGTACCACCTGTACCTCCGGCCGGGGCACGAGCTCGTGCGCGCCCTTGGCGGACTGCACCGGTTCTCGGGCTGGCCGCGCGCCCTGCTCACCGACAGCGGCGGTTATCAGGTCTTCAGCCACCGCGAACTGCGGCGCATCGATCCGGCAGGCGTCCACTTCCGCTCCCATATCGACGGCAGCAGCCACGTCATCACGCCCGAAGTCAGCATCGGGATCCAGCAGGCCCTGGGTGCAGACATCATCATGGCGTTCGACGACTGCACTCCCTACCCCGCGACGCGCGAGGAGGCACGCGCCTCGATGGAGACCACGCTGCAGTGGGCCCGGCGCAGCCGGGCCGCGCACCCGGATGAGGACACCCAGTTGCTGTTCGGGATCGTGCAGGGCAGCGTCTATCCCGACCTACGGGCGGAATGCGCCGGCCGGCTGGCCGAGATCGGTTTCCGGGGTTACGCCATCGGCGGCCTGAGCGTGGGCGAACCCAAAGAGACGATGTACGCGGTGACCGGCGCGACGGCCGCGCTGCTGCCGGAGGACCGGCCGCGCTACCTGATGGGCGTGGGTACGCCGGAAGACCTGTTGGAAGCCGTCGCCTTGGGGGTGGACATGTTCGACTGCGTCCTGCCCACCCGCAACGGCCGAAACGGCTGCCTGTTCACCCGTGACGGCCGGATCATCATCAAAAACGCCCGTCACGCGCGGGAGGACCGACCGCTCGACCCGGAGTGCGGCTGCCGGGTCTGCCGCCGCTATTCGCGGGCTTATCTGCGGCATCTGTTCATGTCATCGGAGATGCTCTCGGCCACACTCAACACCTTCCACAACCTGTACTTTTATCTTGACATCATGGGGCAGATCAGGCAATCTATCGAGCTTGGCGCGTTCGCGGATTTCAAACAGAATTTCCTGGCCCGGTATCATTCCGCCACCGAGTAA